One region of uncultured Sulfurimonas sp. genomic DNA includes:
- a CDS encoding TIGR00282 family metallophosphoesterase has product MRVAFIGDIVGKPGREMLQEHLKKIRAEYEVDFVIANYENASHGFGLTAKNANELLSYGVDCMTGGNHTWDKKDVEALFDTHEILRPHNYPEEVNGTGCKVYEVVGEKLAVLNLMGHYSMPMSDNAFRCARDTVAELKEQGVKNIFIDFHAEATSEKRAMLMLLQGQVSGIVGTHTHVSTDDFQIVDGTAYMTDIGLTGCRDNVIGMDAKVPLKQFLTGMKGHFDIPKKCKKILQLAIMDFSDGRCSEAFKLKYFCDGRVLKTEAWIEK; this is encoded by the coding sequence ATGAGAGTCGCATTTATAGGGGATATAGTAGGAAAACCAGGTCGTGAGATGCTTCAAGAACATCTTAAAAAGATAAGAGCTGAGTATGAGGTGGATTTTGTTATAGCAAACTATGAAAATGCATCTCATGGGTTTGGTTTAACTGCAAAAAATGCAAATGAACTTCTCTCTTATGGTGTTGATTGTATGACTGGTGGAAATCATACTTGGGATAAAAAAGATGTTGAAGCCTTGTTTGATACACATGAGATTCTTCGTCCGCATAACTACCCAGAAGAAGTAAATGGAACAGGCTGTAAGGTATATGAAGTAGTAGGAGAAAAATTAGCTGTTTTAAATCTTATGGGACACTACTCTATGCCAATGAGTGATAATGCTTTTAGATGTGCTAGAGATACCGTAGCAGAGTTAAAAGAGCAGGGTGTTAAAAATATATTTATAGATTTTCATGCAGAAGCTACAAGTGAAAAACGTGCAATGCTTATGTTACTTCAAGGTCAGGTAAGTGGAATTGTCGGAACTCATACTCATGTGTCAACTGATGATTTTCAGATAGTTGATGGAACTGCATATATGACAGATATAGGTCTAACGGGATGCAGAGATAATGTCATAGGTATGGACGCAAAAGTCCCTCTAAAACAGTTTTTGACTGGAATGAAAGGACATTTTGATATACCAAAAAAGTGTAAAAAAATCCTTCAACTTGCTATTATGGATTTTAGTGATGGTAGATGCTCAGAAGCATTTAAATTAAAATACTTTTGTGATGGACGAGTGTTGAAAACTGAGGCTTGGATAGAAAAATAA
- a CDS encoding DEAD/DEAH box helicase, with protein sequence MSQSALFQYFKTDKNQDLEVLICEDSKEANSLKSVAKFFNREVVVFPDFRASFGDDLRVYKEELHQLFWALKTYYATKNKPLVISPLKTLLFHLPDASLLDSRTIEFGSDINLSAFKEQMLFWGYNFVDMVQVEGEISFRGDIIDIFAPASLMPVRISLFDETIEQIKYFELESQRTQADELDNIEITPAFYSLDEDSFNTLNERVQHSEFDSLVKDVASLGFWYLEDKASNFLDAKKAKLASSLDRVLLDAYALNNPKISREYFNLEILQESDDFKELVVADLHTLLKVHKDKKVTIIAANEALMKQAGLFYLTNIKEVYAPYILNILTKDELIVSLNKPDKVRRRRKSSIMLDDLKAGDYVVHEDYGVGIFEKIEQTEILGGIKDFIVIKYVGDDKILLPVENLDFIDRYIASGGSVPVLDRLGKGSFGKLKDKVKKRLMEIAGQIVNTAAARELIKAPKISVAKKELQDFQKLSGFDYTDDQTNSVDEIITQMSSGHIMDRLLSGDVGFGKTEVALNTIFAAYKSGFQSAFIVPTTLLSAQHFRSLDERFKDMGIRYAKLDRFVSTKDKNAIIKGLASGEIDAVVGTHALFGLAFKNLGVVIIDEEHKFGVKQKEKIKELYHNVHLLSMSATPIPRSLNQALSSIKTMSQLLTPPSERQGVRTFVKEYSEKLIKEVVMRELRRGGQVFYVHNSIDHMPIKLGELKAILPELRVVMLHSKISAVQTEKELLKFEAGEYDLMIATSIIESGIHMPNVNTMIVDGADRFGIADLHQLRGRVGRGHSEGFAYFIVENKENLTDEAKKRLLALESNSFLGSGSVLAYHDLEIRGGGNLVGDAQSGHIKNIGYSLYLRMLEDAIKLLSNTMESERAKVDIKLTISAFISDEVVKEDRLRLDIYRRLSQCEESVEIYEIEEEIIDRFGELDNPTKQFFELMVIKLLSLDKKIKSIMNYGQNITITYLNESKESVKSASKDDDDIIKAVLFYLRNNKPKVL encoded by the coding sequence ATGTCACAAAGTGCACTATTTCAATATTTTAAAACTGATAAAAATCAAGACCTTGAAGTTCTTATATGTGAAGACTCAAAAGAGGCAAACTCTCTAAAGAGTGTTGCAAAGTTTTTCAATCGTGAAGTAGTTGTTTTTCCAGACTTTAGGGCTAGTTTTGGAGATGATCTTCGTGTCTATAAAGAAGAGCTTCATCAACTTTTTTGGGCTTTAAAAACTTACTATGCAACAAAAAACAAACCCTTAGTAATCTCTCCACTTAAAACTCTTCTTTTTCATCTCCCAGATGCATCTTTGTTAGACTCAAGAACTATAGAGTTTGGCTCAGACATAAATCTAAGTGCTTTTAAAGAGCAGATGCTTTTTTGGGGATATAACTTTGTTGATATGGTTCAAGTTGAGGGAGAGATATCTTTTCGTGGAGATATTATAGATATTTTCGCACCAGCATCTCTAATGCCTGTTCGCATCTCTTTGTTTGATGAGACAATAGAGCAAATAAAATACTTTGAATTAGAATCACAAAGAACTCAAGCAGATGAGCTTGATAATATAGAGATTACTCCAGCTTTTTACTCTTTGGACGAAGATAGTTTTAACACTCTAAATGAGAGAGTTCAACATAGTGAGTTTGACTCACTTGTAAAAGATGTAGCATCTCTTGGATTTTGGTATCTTGAGGATAAGGCTTCAAACTTCTTAGATGCTAAAAAAGCCAAACTAGCATCTTCGTTAGATAGAGTGCTATTGGATGCTTATGCTTTAAATAATCCAAAAATCTCAAGAGAATATTTTAACTTGGAAATCCTACAAGAGAGTGATGATTTTAAAGAGCTTGTAGTAGCAGACTTACACACATTATTAAAGGTTCATAAAGATAAAAAAGTGACTATTATTGCGGCTAATGAAGCTTTGATGAAACAAGCTGGTCTTTTTTATCTTACAAATATTAAAGAAGTTTACGCTCCATACATCTTAAATATACTTACAAAAGATGAGCTTATAGTCTCACTTAATAAACCAGACAAAGTAAGACGAAGAAGAAAAAGCTCTATCATGCTTGATGATTTAAAAGCTGGTGATTATGTTGTTCATGAGGATTATGGTGTAGGAATTTTTGAGAAGATTGAGCAGACAGAGATTTTAGGTGGGATAAAAGATTTTATAGTTATCAAGTATGTTGGTGATGATAAAATTTTGCTTCCTGTTGAAAACTTAGACTTTATAGACCGCTACATTGCATCTGGTGGCTCTGTTCCTGTTTTAGATAGGCTTGGCAAAGGTAGTTTTGGTAAGTTAAAAGACAAGGTAAAAAAACGTCTTATGGAGATAGCAGGTCAGATAGTAAATACTGCGGCAGCTCGTGAGCTTATAAAAGCTCCAAAAATAAGTGTTGCAAAAAAGGAACTTCAAGATTTCCAAAAACTCTCAGGCTTTGACTACACAGACGACCAAACAAACTCAGTAGATGAGATAATAACTCAGATGAGTTCAGGTCACATAATGGATAGGCTACTAAGTGGTGATGTTGGTTTTGGAAAAACAGAAGTTGCTTTAAACACTATTTTCGCAGCTTATAAATCAGGTTTTCAGTCTGCTTTTATAGTACCAACAACTCTTCTCTCAGCTCAACATTTTCGCTCTTTAGATGAACGATTTAAAGATATGGGTATAAGATATGCAAAACTAGATAGATTTGTAAGTACAAAAGACAAAAATGCCATTATAAAAGGACTTGCATCTGGAGAGATAGATGCAGTTGTGGGAACACATGCTCTTTTTGGTTTGGCATTTAAAAACTTAGGCGTGGTTATTATAGATGAAGAACATAAATTTGGTGTGAAGCAAAAAGAGAAGATAAAAGAGCTTTACCACAATGTGCATCTACTCTCTATGAGTGCAACACCAATTCCACGTTCACTAAACCAAGCACTTAGTTCCATAAAAACAATGTCTCAGTTGCTTACTCCTCCAAGTGAGAGACAAGGAGTAAGAACCTTTGTAAAAGAATACAGTGAAAAACTCATTAAAGAAGTAGTTATGCGTGAACTTCGTCGTGGAGGACAGGTTTTTTATGTGCATAACTCAATAGACCACATGCCTATAAAACTAGGCGAGTTAAAAGCGATATTGCCAGAACTTCGTGTTGTGATGCTTCACTCAAAAATCTCAGCAGTCCAAACTGAAAAAGAGTTGTTAAAGTTTGAAGCAGGGGAATATGACTTGATGATAGCGACTTCTATCATAGAGTCAGGCATCCACATGCCAAATGTAAATACCATGATAGTTGATGGTGCAGATAGATTTGGTATAGCAGATTTGCATCAGCTTCGCGGTCGTGTGGGTCGTGGGCATAGTGAGGGTTTTGCATACTTCATAGTTGAGAACAAAGAAAACCTTACAGATGAAGCAAAAAAACGTCTTTTAGCATTAGAATCAAACTCATTTTTGGGAAGTGGCTCAGTTTTAGCGTATCATGATTTAGAGATACGCGGTGGTGGAAACTTAGTCGGAGATGCACAGAGTGGACACATAAAAAACATAGGTTACTCTCTCTATCTTAGAATGTTAGAAGATGCCATAAAACTACTGAGTAATACTATGGAGAGCGAGAGAGCAAAAGTAGATATAAAACTTACTATCTCAGCATTTATATCTGATGAGGTTGTAAAAGAAGATAGACTTCGCTTAGATATATATAGACGACTTTCTCAATGTGAAGAGAGTGTAGAGATTTATGAGATAGAAGAAGAGATAATAGATAGATTTGGAGAGTTAGATAACCCAACAAAACAGTTTTTTGAGTTGATGGTTATCAAACTTCTGAGTTTAGATAAAAAGATAAAAAGCATAATGAACTACGGACAAAACATAACTATAACATACTTAAATGAGTCAAAAGAGAGTGTGAAATCAGCTTCAAAAGATGATGATGACATCATAAAAGCTGTACTTTTTTATCTGAGAAATAATAAACCAAAGGTATTGTAA
- a CDS encoding bifunctional folylpolyglutamate synthase/dihydrofolate synthase: MLQNFLNAKPLYYDEIDYTRMPLVYESIKSYLPKVKIIHIIGTNAKGTTGRFLASALNSLGFNVGHYSSPHILEFNERIWKNGKNIDNETLEIAHKELQKLLSKEASEALSYFEYTTFLAMIVYKDCEYVVMEAGLGGEHDATAVFDKILTLVTPISYDHEAFLGNSLNEIVTTKLNAIQNSAILASQQEKQVYKIADAMAKEKSLNIKKYRQMLDLDDEKKIQNIAKKLKLQKYLVENLSLSISALKFLNIKYSEENFENSKLFGRLSQISKNVIIDVGHNPLAASVVLEALRPKKYVLVYNTYKDKDYKKILQILKPIIERVEIIDIDSKRAQTNENLNKTLTDLEIDYSVFNHTSSDVGYLVFGSFSVVEAFIKKEKKWNFKI; the protein is encoded by the coding sequence ATGTTACAAAATTTTTTAAATGCAAAACCTCTCTATTATGATGAGATAGATTATACTCGTATGCCTCTTGTTTATGAAAGTATAAAATCTTATCTTCCTAAAGTGAAAATTATTCATATTATTGGAACAAATGCTAAGGGTACTACGGGGCGTTTTTTAGCATCTGCTTTGAACTCTCTTGGCTTTAATGTAGGTCATTATAGCTCTCCTCATATCTTAGAATTTAACGAACGCATCTGGAAAAATGGTAAAAATATTGATAATGAAACTTTAGAAATTGCTCATAAAGAGTTACAAAAACTATTATCAAAAGAGGCTTCAGAAGCTCTTTCTTATTTTGAATATACGACATTTCTTGCAATGATAGTTTATAAAGATTGTGAATATGTAGTTATGGAAGCAGGGCTTGGTGGAGAGCATGATGCCACTGCTGTATTTGATAAAATTTTAACTCTTGTAACTCCCATATCTTATGATCATGAAGCTTTTTTAGGTAACTCTTTAAATGAAATAGTTACAACAAAATTAAATGCTATCCAAAATAGTGCCATTTTGGCATCTCAACAAGAAAAACAAGTATATAAAATAGCAGATGCCATGGCTAAAGAAAAATCTTTAAATATAAAAAAATATAGACAGATGCTAGACTTAGATGATGAAAAAAAGATACAAAATATTGCAAAAAAATTAAAACTTCAAAAGTATTTAGTAGAAAATTTATCTCTTAGCATATCTGCTTTAAAATTTTTAAATATCAAATATAGTGAAGAAAATTTTGAAAATTCAAAACTATTTGGAAGATTGAGTCAAATATCTAAAAATGTCATTATAGATGTAGGTCACAATCCACTTGCAGCTTCTGTTGTGCTAGAAGCATTAAGACCAAAGAAGTATGTTTTGGTTTATAATACCTATAAAGATAAAGACTACAAAAAGATTTTGCAAATATTAAAACCGATTATAGAGCGTGTTGAAATTATTGATATAGATAGCAAAAGAGCTCAAACAAATGAAAATCTTAACAAAACTTTAACTGATTTAGAGATAGACTATAGTGTATTTAATCACACAAGTTCTGATGTAGGGTATCTAGTATTTGGTTCTTTTAGTGTGGTTGAGGCTTTTATAAAAAAAGAAAAAAAGTGGAATTTTAAAATATGA
- a CDS encoding diguanylate cyclase, which translates to MTIQSIIKKAIKRLELEGKMLTPDFYAEAFCKEAQKAGVKSEDCTHVDKFTKTLNKDFQKELTQYRITTMGELARYLISKLNRAQPTICSELLESQTAFTKRILQVVEVLHNAEATELAKQSIKLLSSNPSTSELEQFRQYWVNFITTYDDTFLKKLDSLAKVDSKNLKKTIESINTSFNSSQADSSQEQLARVASLLISSFVPSIASSVNEKIATLSDKIKNNPSLLDSASIENEIKSVILLRIALDKESVKEMIESLDGVLDKLSLRLIEMIERSDDSTIEIQKIKKELESYNEDAAANFSVAHKKLFVIATALEENTKLLSKDLKNHSTEVTALSKKIRKLEKELEKAKNASKEDFLTKLFNKRALDEFMNVKEAEYNRYGHNFSVIMFDLDHFKAVNDNYGHEAGDAVLGAFAKILKKEARSVDVVGRFGGEEFMALLSETDSQGGAIFAEKVRKHVEKARFMYKGERIEVTVSCGVSERKLHTSLSNVINSADEYLYKAKKDGRNQVAYKKK; encoded by the coding sequence GTGACAATTCAAAGTATTATAAAAAAAGCTATTAAAAGACTTGAACTAGAAGGTAAAATGTTAACACCTGATTTTTATGCTGAAGCTTTTTGCAAAGAAGCTCAAAAAGCAGGTGTTAAATCAGAAGATTGTACTCATGTAGATAAGTTTACAAAAACTTTAAATAAAGACTTTCAAAAAGAATTAACACAATACAGAATAACAACAATGGGCGAGCTTGCTCGTTATCTTATCTCAAAATTAAATAGAGCACAACCTACTATATGCTCAGAACTCTTAGAGTCGCAAACTGCTTTTACAAAAAGAATTTTACAAGTTGTAGAAGTTCTTCACAATGCTGAAGCTACAGAACTTGCAAAACAAAGCATAAAACTCCTTAGCTCAAATCCAAGTACAAGTGAACTAGAACAGTTTAGACAGTATTGGGTAAATTTTATAACAACTTATGATGATACATTTTTAAAAAAACTTGATTCTTTAGCTAAAGTTGATTCTAAAAATTTAAAAAAAACCATAGAGAGTATAAATACTTCTTTTAACTCTTCACAAGCAGATAGCTCACAAGAACAACTTGCAAGAGTAGCTTCACTTTTAATCTCATCTTTTGTTCCATCAATTGCATCTAGTGTAAATGAAAAAATAGCTACTTTAAGTGATAAAATAAAAAACAATCCCTCACTTCTTGATAGTGCAAGTATAGAAAACGAGATAAAATCCGTTATTTTATTAAGAATAGCACTTGATAAAGAGAGTGTAAAAGAGATGATAGAATCTCTTGATGGCGTTTTAGATAAGCTCTCTCTTAGACTTATAGAGATGATAGAGCGTTCAGATGATTCTACCATAGAGATTCAAAAGATAAAAAAAGAGTTAGAATCATACAATGAAGATGCTGCTGCTAATTTTAGTGTCGCACATAAAAAATTATTTGTAATAGCGACTGCTTTAGAAGAAAATACTAAATTACTAAGCAAAGATTTGAAAAATCATAGTACTGAAGTAACGGCTTTGAGTAAAAAAATTCGTAAACTTGAAAAAGAACTCGAAAAAGCAAAAAATGCTTCTAAAGAAGATTTTTTAACTAAGCTTTTTAATAAACGAGCATTAGATGAATTTATGAATGTTAAAGAAGCAGAATATAACAGATATGGACATAACTTTTCTGTTATTATGTTTGATTTAGATCACTTCAAAGCTGTAAATGACAACTATGGACATGAGGCAGGAGATGCAGTACTTGGTGCTTTTGCAAAAATACTAAAAAAAGAAGCTAGAAGTGTTGATGTAGTAGGTAGGTTTGGTGGAGAGGAGTTTATGGCACTTTTGAGTGAAACAGACTCTCAAGGCGGAGCTATTTTTGCCGAAAAAGTTAGAAAGCATGTTGAAAAAGCTCGCTTTATGTACAAAGGTGAGCGAATAGAAGTGACTGTCAGCTGTGGTGTAAGTGAGCGAAAATTACATACCTCTTTATCTAATGTTATAAACTCTGCAGATGAGTATCTCTACAAAGCTAAAAAAGATGGTCGTAATCAAGTAGCATATAAGAAAAAATAA
- a CDS encoding polymer-forming cytoskeletal protein, whose translation MNLSCNLYVDGEFEGVIHSKKEINIGKNGHIKGDVTTKRLVVQGYIEGSVNAARVEIKAAGRVSGTIESAELIIEAKGIFEGNSVVKDVSPAPTPEQLPIKKD comes from the coding sequence ATGAATCTCTCGTGTAACTTATATGTAGATGGTGAATTTGAGGGTGTAATACACTCAAAAAAAGAGATAAATATAGGTAAAAATGGTCATATAAAAGGTGATGTAACTACAAAAAGACTTGTTGTTCAAGGCTATATAGAAGGTAGTGTTAATGCCGCAAGAGTTGAAATAAAAGCAGCTGGCCGTGTTAGTGGAACTATAGAATCTGCAGAGCTTATTATAGAAGCTAAAGGTATATTTGAGGGTAATAGTGTTGTAAAAGATGTATCACCTGCTCCAACTCCAGAACAACTTCCAATTAAAAAAGATTAA
- a CDS encoding M23 family metallopeptidase has protein sequence MNNHFTITINDDHGVKQFNLHQIVKKAIWYIVIFLGFIALVAVGSILYLNHSVEVIEIKRQNTQQAFDTLKEKNAKLDENMKETQMALLTKKKELNEVSDTLSEIETLIGIAPVADMTLQDRVNATKLNSEHMATLLQFIPNGSPIKYKGITSKFGYRIHPTLNRKEFHRGLDMKAKMKTSVYATADGIVEYAGFHEKSGFGNLVILQHNYGFRSYFGHLNNIVIKSGKFVKKGDLIAYTGNSGMSSGPHLHYELRFIGRAVNPFYFVKWNVQNYKEIFEKEKKIPWQSLITATAHIKVPNPTQTLPSSQLALKSKER, from the coding sequence ATGAACAATCATTTTACTATCACCATAAATGACGATCATGGAGTAAAGCAGTTTAACCTTCATCAAATTGTAAAAAAAGCGATTTGGTATATAGTGATATTCTTAGGTTTTATTGCTTTGGTTGCTGTTGGTAGTATTTTATATCTAAATCATTCAGTTGAAGTGATAGAAATAAAACGTCAAAATACTCAACAAGCTTTTGATACCCTTAAAGAAAAAAACGCTAAATTAGATGAAAATATGAAAGAGACTCAAATGGCTCTTTTAACTAAAAAGAAAGAGTTAAACGAAGTTTCAGATACACTCTCTGAAATTGAAACACTAATTGGTATAGCCCCTGTTGCTGATATGACCTTGCAAGATAGAGTAAATGCAACAAAATTAAATTCCGAACATATGGCTACTCTTTTACAATTTATTCCAAATGGTTCTCCAATAAAATACAAAGGTATTACAAGTAAGTTTGGATATAGAATTCATCCAACTCTAAACAGAAAAGAGTTTCATCGTGGACTTGATATGAAAGCTAAGATGAAAACTTCTGTTTATGCAACGGCAGATGGAATTGTTGAATATGCAGGATTTCATGAAAAAAGTGGTTTTGGCAATCTTGTAATACTTCAACATAATTATGGTTTTAGATCATACTTTGGTCATTTAAACAATATTGTGATAAAATCGGGCAAATTTGTAAAAAAGGGTGATCTTATCGCTTATACTGGAAATTCTGGTATGAGTAGTGGTCCGCATCTACATTATGAACTAAGATTTATTGGTCGTGCAGTAAATCCATTTTATTTTGTAAAATGGAACGTACAAAATTACAAAGAAATATTTGAAAAGGAGAAAAAAATACCATGGCAATCTTTAATAACGGCGACAGCTCACATCAAAGTACCAAACCCGACGCAAACACTACCATCATCACAACTGGCTCTAAAATCAAAGGAGAGATGA
- a CDS encoding response regulator transcription factor translates to MSAKIVVVEDEEDLLEILEYNLDKEGFEVIGFLNTKTVRQILEEEEIDLLIMDRNLSGVEGSEFVATLRSDGILTPVIYLSAKNTDADIEEGFLRGGDDYITKPFNMKELVLRVKSILRRTTKNFSEGQLSYKDLLLDKNTRELSVAGKNIEITKLEFNLLYEFIINKNSVLEREYLLENVWGDSQAYQYKTVNVAINRLKEKIDPHKNKDYIQTVRGVGYRLC, encoded by the coding sequence ATGAGTGCAAAAATTGTAGTAGTTGAAGATGAAGAGGATTTATTGGAGATTCTTGAGTACAATCTTGATAAAGAGGGTTTTGAAGTTATTGGTTTTTTAAATACTAAAACTGTAAGACAAATTCTTGAAGAAGAAGAGATAGATTTACTTATTATGGATAGAAACTTATCTGGTGTTGAAGGGAGTGAGTTTGTAGCTACTCTTCGTAGTGATGGTATTTTAACTCCTGTCATTTATCTAAGTGCAAAGAACACAGATGCTGATATAGAGGAGGGTTTTTTAAGGGGTGGTGATGATTACATTACAAAACCTTTCAATATGAAAGAGCTTGTTTTACGTGTGAAATCTATACTAAGAAGAACTACAAAAAATTTCAGTGAAGGTCAACTCTCTTACAAAGATTTACTTTTAGATAAAAATACAAGAGAGCTTAGTGTAGCTGGAAAAAATATAGAAATTACAAAACTTGAATTTAATCTTTTATATGAATTTATTATAAATAAAAACAGTGTATTAGAGCGTGAATATCTCCTTGAAAATGTATGGGGAGACTCTCAAGCATATCAGTATAAAACTGTAAATGTTGCCATTAATCGTTTAAAAGAAAAAATAGATCCGCATAAAAATAAAGATTATATTCAGACTGTACGTGGAGTTGGATATCGCTTGTGTTAA
- the lptE gene encoding LPS assembly lipoprotein LptE — MKIVLSIILILGLASCGYKPSSKFSREIIGEKISTSVVISAQDPENTVIIKDAVDEAIIEVFHASLTSKTNSQTHLDLSISNPSYSPVVYDSDGYVTGYRMSVGLNIKRHHNGVSKSYSVSGTYDFTVEPNAVVTDQERYDAIRYSAAKAIRSFIAKLSAEGARAKKSK; from the coding sequence GTGAAAATAGTTTTATCGATTATTTTGATTTTAGGACTTGCATCTTGTGGCTATAAACCAAGCTCAAAATTTTCTCGTGAGATTATAGGCGAAAAGATAAGTACAAGTGTTGTTATATCAGCACAAGATCCTGAAAACACAGTGATTATTAAAGATGCAGTTGATGAAGCGATTATAGAAGTTTTTCATGCATCTTTAACAAGTAAGACTAATTCTCAAACACATTTAGATTTAAGCATCTCAAATCCATCATATTCGCCAGTTGTTTATGATAGTGATGGCTATGTTACTGGTTATAGAATGAGTGTTGGTTTAAATATAAAAAGACACCATAATGGCGTCTCAAAGAGTTATTCTGTAAGTGGAACATATGACTTTACTGTTGAGCCAAACGCTGTTGTAACGGATCAAGAGAGATATGATGCTATTCGTTATAGTGCTGCAAAAGCGATTCGTTCATTTATTGCAAAACTCTCAGCAGAAGGTGCTAGAGCTAAAAAATCAAAGTGA